One Lepisosteus oculatus isolate fLepOcu1 chromosome 13, fLepOcu1.hap2, whole genome shotgun sequence genomic region harbors:
- the olig1 gene encoding oligodendrocyte transcription factor 1 → MSSPAKPVFSDRLISSFRGQIPSQDLRGPYTLGNQNNRTYLQGNAKATKEFSPEEQQELRRKINNRERKRMQDLNVAMDALREVMAPYSAAHQHGAPGRKLSKISTLILARNYILLLSSSLQEMRRLLGEVSGPVPRLLLAGWPLFTAPGSLFLTPDSILASKCPLLSPEEHQYPQLQWTNGGQICSCGLCRLPRFIQTSPSPRFPK, encoded by the coding sequence ATGAGCAGCCCAGCAAAGCCAGTCTTCAGTGATCGGCTAATCTCCTCTTTCCGTGGCCAGATTCCTAGCCAGGACCTGAGAGGACCTTATACACTTGGGAATCAGAACAACAGGACTTATCTTCAGGGAAATGCTAAAGCCACCAAGGAGTTCAGTCCAGAAGAGCAGCAGGAACTAAGGAGGAAGATCAATAacagggagaggaagaggatgCAGGACCTCAATGTGGCCATGGATGCACTTCGAGAGGTGATGGCACCCTACTCAGCGGCACACCAGCATGGAGCCCCAGGTCGAAAGCTTTCTAAGATCTCCACTCTAATTCTGGCAAGGAACTATATCTTGCTGCTTAGCTCCTCTCTCCAGGAGATGAGGAGGCTGCTTGGGGAGGTGAGCGGGCCTGTGCCCAGGTTGCTTTTAGCAGGATGGCCACTTTTCACAGCTCCCGGGTCTCTCTTTCTCACCCCGGATTCCATCCTGGCCAGTAAGTGTCCCCTACTATCCCCAGAAGAACACCAGTATCCCCAGCTGCAGTGGACGAATGGGGGTCAAATATGCTCCTGTGGTCTCTGCAGGCTGCCTCGTTTCATCCAAACCAGTCCCAGTCCCAGGTTTCCAAAATAA